The Polyangiaceae bacterium genome includes a region encoding these proteins:
- a CDS encoding radical SAM protein — protein MMQVPAPVRSLPKAAPWREYAAEVPGSLPEFSRYVPRAGHPDFPRLAREARELAARLGPALEPPRRGPREAMRKLSSYRTALASYLENRRRARAGREDLLPLYFIWTTLRPCNFRCDYCDDHRGARYPELDGHGKLDTEKGFELLRVMRTRATSVYFAGGEPTLRKDLPELTRRARDLDYFPIVLNTNGSLFHRLLEKPEWRGFLADVDILVVSLDALDLGKLAEMWRTPHPEDVVRNLLLLRELAAASRVKLMVNTVLQPGLLAEARAVLDLTEDLGIGFCPVPRNVGPRVDRALLEDPEYPAFVAHLLARKAAGARISGSLRMNRRLLSAAPLDCRNTLKPHVDHDGRLAWPCKATVNVEPEWLDVLAFDHVDAIWAEATRRRDPKGFHGPGPEQCGGDCCWAQNYTTDEYAHGLEHPLSLLGAVADFLKRPA, from the coding sequence ATGATGCAAGTACCCGCGCCCGTTCGCTCACTGCCGAAGGCCGCGCCCTGGCGCGAGTACGCTGCGGAGGTCCCTGGCTCGCTGCCGGAGTTCTCGCGCTACGTGCCGCGGGCGGGGCATCCAGACTTCCCGCGCCTCGCCCGCGAGGCCCGTGAGCTCGCGGCGCGCCTCGGGCCCGCGCTGGAGCCGCCGCGGCGCGGTCCCCGCGAGGCCATGCGCAAGCTCTCGAGCTATCGCACGGCCCTGGCGAGCTACCTCGAGAACCGGCGCCGAGCCCGGGCCGGCCGCGAAGATCTGCTGCCGCTCTACTTCATCTGGACCACGCTCCGGCCCTGCAACTTCCGCTGCGACTACTGCGACGACCACCGCGGCGCGCGCTACCCGGAGCTGGACGGGCACGGCAAGCTCGATACCGAGAAGGGCTTCGAGCTCCTGCGCGTGATGCGCACGCGCGCGACCAGCGTCTACTTCGCCGGCGGCGAGCCGACGCTGCGCAAGGACCTGCCAGAGCTGACGCGCCGGGCGCGGGACCTCGACTACTTCCCCATCGTCCTGAACACCAACGGCAGCCTGTTCCATCGCCTGCTGGAAAAACCCGAGTGGCGCGGTTTCCTCGCCGACGTCGACATCCTGGTCGTCAGCCTCGACGCCCTCGATCTGGGCAAGCTCGCCGAGATGTGGCGCACGCCTCATCCCGAGGACGTGGTCCGCAACCTGCTGCTCCTGCGCGAGCTCGCGGCTGCTTCGCGCGTGAAGCTGATGGTCAACACCGTGCTCCAGCCCGGGCTGCTTGCCGAGGCGCGGGCGGTGCTGGATCTGACCGAGGATCTCGGCATCGGCTTTTGCCCCGTGCCGCGCAACGTGGGGCCGCGCGTGGACCGCGCCCTGCTCGAGGATCCGGAGTACCCGGCGTTCGTCGCGCACCTGCTCGCGCGCAAGGCCGCTGGCGCGCGCATCAGCGGCTCCTTGCGCATGAACCGGCGACTGCTCTCCGCGGCGCCCCTCGACTGCCGGAACACGCTCAAGCCCCACGTGGACCACGACGGACGCCTGGCCTGGCCGTGCAAGGCGACGGTCAACGTCGAGCCGGAGTGGCTCGACGTGCTCGCCTTCGACCACGTGGACGCCATCTGGGCGGAGGCCACGCGCCGGCGCGATCCCAAGGGCTTCCACGGGCCGGGTCCCGAGCAGTGCGGCGGCGACTGCTGCTGGGCGCAGAACTACACCACCGACGAATACGCCCACGGGCTCGAGCACCCGCTCTCGCTGCTCGGCGCGGTCGCGGACTTCTTGAAGAGGCCCGCGTGA
- a CDS encoding MBL fold metallo-hydrolase, with protein sequence MKVHHLNCATMCPHGGRLLSGTGSLRTQAKLICHCLLIETSEGLVLVDSGLGTADVSSPERTVGRHFLLFARPGRDPAETALSQVERLGFSRDDVRHIVLTHCDLDHAGGLPDFPKATVHVHADERDATLHPRTRLERTRYVKAHFAHEPKWAVYRPKGEPWFGFDCVRDLTGLPPEILLIPLHGHTRGHSGVAVHTRSGWLLHAGDAYFHRLEMAPDRRRCPPLLDAFQRIVEIDGQARMKNQARLRRLVRESSDEVRVFSAHDPVELERCRERAAEAGE encoded by the coding sequence ATGAAAGTCCACCACCTGAACTGCGCCACGATGTGCCCGCACGGCGGGCGCCTGCTGTCCGGCACCGGGTCGCTTCGCACGCAGGCGAAGCTCATCTGCCACTGCTTGCTGATCGAGACCTCCGAGGGCCTGGTCCTGGTGGACTCGGGCCTCGGCACGGCGGACGTCTCGAGCCCGGAGCGAACCGTGGGGCGGCATTTCTTGCTTTTCGCCCGCCCCGGGCGCGACCCCGCCGAGACGGCGCTCTCCCAGGTCGAGCGACTGGGCTTCAGCAGGGACGACGTGCGCCACATCGTCCTGACACACTGCGATCTGGATCACGCCGGCGGCCTCCCGGACTTCCCCAAGGCCACCGTGCACGTCCACGCCGACGAGCGCGACGCGACGCTGCACCCGCGCACGCGGCTCGAGCGCACGCGCTACGTGAAGGCGCACTTCGCCCACGAGCCCAAGTGGGCCGTGTACCGTCCGAAGGGCGAGCCCTGGTTCGGCTTCGACTGCGTGCGCGATCTCACGGGCCTACCCCCCGAGATCCTGCTCATCCCGCTCCACGGCCACACCCGCGGGCACTCCGGCGTCGCGGTGCACACGCGGAGCGGCTGGCTGCTCCACGCCGGGGACGCCTACTTCCATCGTCTGGAGATGGCGCCGGACCGCCGGCGCTGTCCGCCGCTGCTCGACGCCTTCCAGCGCATCGTCGAGATCGACGGACAGGCCCGCATGAAGAACCAGGCGCGCTTGCGCAGACTGGTCCGCGAGAGCTCGGACGAGGTGCGGGTGTTCTCCGCCCACGATCCGGTGGAGCTCGAGCGCTGCCGCGAGCGCGCCGCCGAGGCCGGCGAGTGA
- a CDS encoding DUF2878 family protein yields the protein MSSPERRVGDRPFLVDAAAVGLISLFICLWSERLALMSVLVPVVLLARLGLWLALPRAERDLGGRAEVAFFLMATLFGAFNDWNSVTRHRVYDYTVPTDLPGLSHIPIWMLLYWGLILRFVLTVFHWRRSGLGRAGDGVWLGRRTSARPLLKVLLLLGLVLATRQAIYRLYDHVLWSWLPFAVAILAYLALFRPERARLRLLVLVVAIGPAVEALYIQVGHLHAYRLGWLGGVPLWIALWWGLAALVWDDIGTRLMDGLERALGSKRALSSAPS from the coding sequence GTGAGCTCGCCGGAGCGGCGGGTCGGCGATCGGCCGTTCCTGGTGGACGCCGCCGCGGTCGGCCTGATCAGCCTCTTCATCTGCCTGTGGAGCGAGCGGCTCGCGCTGATGAGCGTGCTGGTGCCGGTCGTGCTGCTCGCACGCCTCGGCCTCTGGCTCGCGCTGCCCCGCGCCGAGCGCGATCTCGGCGGGCGCGCCGAGGTCGCGTTCTTTCTCATGGCCACCCTGTTCGGTGCGTTCAACGACTGGAACAGCGTCACCCGCCATCGCGTCTACGACTACACGGTGCCCACGGACTTGCCCGGGCTCTCGCACATTCCGATCTGGATGCTGCTCTACTGGGGGCTGATCCTGCGCTTCGTGCTCACGGTCTTCCACTGGCGGCGGAGCGGGCTCGGGAGGGCCGGGGACGGCGTGTGGCTCGGGCGGCGGACCTCTGCGCGCCCGCTGCTCAAGGTGTTGCTCTTGCTCGGGCTCGTGCTCGCGACCCGGCAGGCGATCTATCGCCTCTACGACCACGTCTTGTGGTCTTGGCTGCCGTTCGCGGTGGCCATCCTGGCCTACCTCGCGCTCTTCCGCCCCGAGCGCGCGCGCCTCAGGCTGCTCGTGCTCGTCGTCGCGATCGGGCCAGCGGTCGAGGCGCTCTACATTCAGGTAGGGCACCTGCACGCGTATCGGCTCGGCTGGCTCGGCGGCGTGCCGCTCTGGATCGCGCTCTGGTGGGGGCTCGCCGCGCTGGTCTGGGACGACATCGGCACGCGCCTCATGGACGGGCTCGAGCGCGCGCTCGGGTCGAAGCGCGCGCTCTCGAGTGCCCCGAGCTGA
- a CDS encoding sugar ABC transporter permease produces the protein MLSMVGYPLFEAVRLSLYNYRITDPGARSFVGLDNYRVVLTDALFWSDMTTTLLLTVSTVVVELVLGFAFAMVMHRIVIGRGLVRTALLVPYGIVTVVSSFAWRYAFALDSGFVNGWLGLADFSWFGRRESSLLVIAVSEIWKTTPFVSLLLLAGLVQVPEDLYDAAKVDGASAWQRFVKVTLPCTRNALLVAILFRTLDAFRIFDNVFVMTSGAHGTESVSFLAYRQMIGRTALGLGSAVAVVTFLAALLLAGSLLLVGKPDLDQAER, from the coding sequence ATGCTGTCGATGGTCGGCTACCCGCTGTTCGAGGCTGTCCGGCTGTCGCTCTACAACTACCGGATCACCGATCCCGGAGCGCGGAGCTTCGTCGGCCTCGACAACTACCGGGTCGTGCTCACCGACGCGCTGTTCTGGAGCGACATGACCACGACGCTCCTGCTCACCGTGAGCACGGTCGTGGTGGAGCTCGTGCTCGGCTTCGCGTTCGCCATGGTCATGCACCGCATCGTCATCGGGCGGGGCCTCGTTCGCACGGCGCTGCTCGTTCCCTACGGCATCGTCACGGTCGTGTCCTCGTTCGCTTGGCGCTACGCTTTCGCGCTCGACTCGGGCTTCGTGAACGGTTGGCTCGGGCTCGCCGACTTCTCATGGTTCGGACGCCGCGAGTCGTCGCTCCTGGTGATTGCCGTGAGCGAGATCTGGAAGACGACCCCGTTCGTCTCGCTGCTGCTACTGGCGGGACTCGTTCAGGTACCGGAGGACCTGTACGACGCTGCCAAGGTCGACGGCGCGAGCGCCTGGCAACGTTTCGTCAAGGTGACGTTGCCGTGCACCAGGAACGCCTTACTGGTAGCGATCCTGTTCCGAACCCTCGACGCATTCCGCATCTTCGACAACGTGTTCGTGATGACGAGCGGCGCGCACGGCACCGAGAGCGTGTCGTTCTTGGCCTACAGGCAGATGATCGGGCGCACCGCGCTCGGGCTCGGCTCTGCAGTGGCCGTGGTCACTTTTCTGGCCGCGCTGCTCTTGGCCGGCTCCTTGTTGCTCGTCGGCAAGCCCGACCTCGATCAGGCGGAGCGATGA
- the mutY gene encoding A/G-specific adenine glycosylase, with product MARTGKTTSKPSAEALLEWYAEHARDLPWRRTRDPYAIWVSEVMLQQTQVATVIPYFERWMRRFPNVAALARADEHDVLHAWQGLGYYSRARSLRAGAQAVLDRHAGAVPASVEALRALPGVGPYTAGAIASIAHGERAALVDGNVERVLCRVFGLGGDPKKNPQRSRLWQLALELLPERRPGDLNQALMELGATLCTPKAPSCERCPWRKPCVARATGRQLELPELPRRPKPTAIAMAAAVVEVRGRWLVTRLPADAPRWAGLWQFPSAELGSGESAERALGRVLGVPVRVGERLERVKHSVTRYRITLDVYRCALSKRPRGGELAWVRPAELGELAMPAAHRRIAGVLTTAPSG from the coding sequence ATGGCCAGAACTGGGAAGACAACGTCGAAGCCATCCGCTGAAGCGCTGCTCGAGTGGTACGCGGAGCACGCGCGCGACCTGCCCTGGCGGCGCACGCGCGACCCGTACGCCATCTGGGTCAGCGAGGTGATGCTCCAGCAGACCCAGGTCGCCACCGTGATCCCCTACTTCGAGCGCTGGATGCGCCGCTTCCCGAACGTCGCGGCGCTCGCGCGGGCCGACGAGCACGACGTGCTCCACGCCTGGCAGGGGCTCGGCTACTACTCGCGGGCCAGGAGCTTGCGCGCGGGCGCGCAGGCCGTGCTCGATCGCCACGCGGGCGCGGTACCGGCGAGCGTCGAGGCGCTGCGGGCGCTGCCTGGTGTTGGCCCGTACACGGCCGGCGCCATCGCCAGCATCGCCCACGGAGAGCGCGCCGCGCTCGTGGACGGCAACGTCGAGCGGGTGCTGTGCCGGGTCTTCGGTCTGGGGGGAGATCCCAAGAAGAACCCGCAAAGATCCCGCTTGTGGCAGCTGGCGCTGGAGCTCCTGCCCGAGCGGCGCCCGGGCGACCTGAACCAGGCTTTGATGGAGCTCGGGGCCACGCTCTGCACGCCGAAGGCGCCGAGCTGCGAGCGCTGTCCCTGGCGGAAGCCCTGCGTCGCGCGCGCGACGGGCAGACAGCTCGAGCTGCCGGAGCTGCCCCGCCGACCCAAACCGACCGCGATAGCGATGGCCGCCGCCGTCGTCGAGGTGCGCGGCCGCTGGCTGGTCACTCGGCTCCCTGCCGATGCCCCACGCTGGGCGGGTCTCTGGCAGTTCCCGAGCGCGGAGCTCGGCTCCGGTGAGAGCGCGGAGCGCGCGCTCGGCCGGGTGCTCGGAGTCCCGGTGCGAGTCGGCGAGCGGCTCGAGCGCGTGAAGCACTCCGTGACGCGCTACCGCATCACGCTGGACGTGTACCGCTGTGCGCTCTCGAAGCGCCCGCGCGGCGGCGAGCTCGCCTGGGTGCGACCCGCGGAGCTCGGCGAGCTGGCGATGCCCGCGGCGCACCGGCGCATCGCGGGGGTGCTCACGACAGCGCCGTCAGGGTAA
- the ndhC gene encoding NADH-quinone oxidoreductase subunit A, with amino-acid sequence MTELYLPMFIMFAIAAGICAVMFLGGQYLGPKNPTPEKRLPFECGNDTAGARGVKLSVKFYLTAILFVVFDIEAVFIYPWAALFKGLGWSGFMTMLVFIVALLVALAYCWKKGALEWES; translated from the coding sequence ATGACCGAGCTTTATCTGCCGATGTTCATCATGTTCGCCATCGCCGCGGGGATCTGCGCGGTGATGTTCTTGGGCGGCCAGTACCTGGGCCCCAAGAACCCCACGCCGGAGAAGCGCTTGCCCTTCGAGTGCGGCAACGACACCGCCGGCGCCCGCGGCGTCAAGCTGAGCGTGAAGTTCTACCTGACCGCCATCCTGTTCGTCGTCTTCGACATCGAAGCGGTCTTCATCTACCCGTGGGCTGCCCTGTTCAAGGGCCTGGGCTGGAGCGGGTTCATGACCATGCTGGTCTTCATCGTCGCGCTCCTGGTGGCGCTGGCCTACTGCTGGAAGAAGGGAGCGCTGGAATGGGAGAGCTGA
- a CDS encoding carbohydrate ABC transporter permease — protein MSTRSSRFVWTAAGSAVAAWALFPVAWIVSLSLKVGDDVHSGRFLPAAPSLDNYRTVFATDLFVSALRNSVVVSLGATLLSVTFASLAAYAIVRSELPGKRLLLALSLCTAMFPGVSLIGPLFELWRSVGLYDTWLGLILPYTSFTLPLGIWALTAFFRQLPWELEEAAQIDGATRWQAFRKVMVPLAAPGVLTAAVLVFLFAWNDFLFGISLTSTERSRPVPAALAFFTGASEFQHPTAAIAAAAVLVTLPVVAVALVFQRRITAGLGAGAVKG, from the coding sequence ATGAGCACGCGCTCCTCGCGCTTCGTCTGGACCGCGGCCGGTTCTGCGGTCGCGGCTTGGGCGCTCTTCCCGGTGGCCTGGATCGTCTCTCTGTCACTCAAGGTGGGCGACGACGTCCACTCCGGCCGCTTCCTGCCGGCCGCCCCCAGCCTCGACAACTACCGCACGGTGTTCGCCACGGATCTGTTCGTGAGCGCCCTCCGGAACTCGGTCGTGGTCTCGCTCGGAGCGACGCTGCTCTCGGTGACGTTCGCGAGCCTCGCCGCCTACGCCATCGTGCGCTCGGAGCTCCCCGGCAAGCGCTTGCTGCTCGCGCTCTCGTTGTGTACGGCCATGTTCCCCGGCGTGTCTCTGATCGGTCCGCTGTTCGAGCTATGGCGCAGCGTCGGACTCTACGATACCTGGCTCGGCTTGATCCTGCCCTACACCTCGTTCACGCTGCCGCTCGGCATCTGGGCGCTCACGGCCTTCTTCCGCCAACTTCCCTGGGAGCTCGAGGAAGCGGCGCAGATCGACGGCGCCACGCGCTGGCAGGCGTTTCGCAAGGTGATGGTGCCGCTCGCCGCACCGGGTGTGCTCACCGCAGCGGTTCTCGTCTTCTTGTTCGCCTGGAACGACTTCTTGTTCGGCATCTCGCTCACCTCGACGGAGCGCTCACGCCCAGTGCCGGCGGCGCTCGCGTTCTTCACCGGCGCATCGGAGTTCCAGCATCCGACCGCTGCGATCGCCGCCGCCGCGGTCCTGGTCACGCTGCCGGTGGTGGCGGTGGCTCTGGTATTTCAGCGCAGAATCACGGCCGGCCTCGGCGCGGGAGCCGTGAAGGGCTGA
- a CDS encoding TetR/AcrR family transcriptional regulator: MSAKQAGPRAQKKAETRAALKAAARECFAEQGYAATQVGDVARRAGVAHGTFYVHFQTLGELTDELLVEFNQALVARLDKAWKKHAAEPPALLAERLAEACLDHWTRERELLAAFAERAAASASLTTLRDGISPPVADFLLARLRAVAGDVPDLELVAQALLGMWMRVGLRYVFGPRLSKQATAKLLATLSLGALSSVAPALRGGRS; the protein is encoded by the coding sequence GTGTCAGCGAAACAGGCGGGGCCCCGAGCCCAGAAGAAGGCCGAAACCCGCGCCGCCCTGAAGGCAGCGGCCCGGGAGTGCTTTGCCGAGCAGGGCTACGCCGCGACCCAGGTGGGCGACGTGGCGCGGCGCGCGGGGGTCGCGCACGGCACCTTCTACGTCCACTTCCAGACCCTGGGCGAGCTGACCGACGAGCTGCTCGTCGAGTTCAACCAGGCGCTGGTCGCGCGGCTGGACAAAGCCTGGAAGAAGCACGCCGCCGAGCCCCCGGCGCTGCTCGCGGAGCGGCTCGCCGAAGCCTGCCTCGATCACTGGACGCGCGAGCGCGAGCTCCTGGCGGCGTTCGCCGAGCGGGCCGCCGCGAGCGCGAGCCTCACCACGCTGCGCGACGGCATCAGCCCGCCCGTCGCGGACTTCCTGCTCGCGCGCCTGCGCGCCGTCGCCGGCGACGTGCCGGATCTCGAGCTCGTCGCCCAGGCGCTGCTCGGCATGTGGATGCGCGTCGGGCTCCGCTACGTGTTCGGACCGCGGCTCTCCAAGCAAGCCACGGCCAAGCTGCTCGCGACTCTGTCCCTGGGCGCGCTCTCGTCGGTCGCGCCCGCGCTTCGAGGAGGTCGATCATGA
- a CDS encoding type II toxin-antitoxin system ParD family antitoxin: MARPIQAADLPEDIARIAEAQVAAGNYASVEEVVRAGVEAVARMERRKEDKLAALRAALEEGEQSGIADESSLAGILAEFRAGRAP; this comes from the coding sequence ATGGCACGCCCGATCCAAGCCGCTGACCTGCCCGAGGACATCGCACGTATTGCCGAGGCGCAAGTGGCGGCGGGCAACTACGCTAGCGTGGAAGAAGTCGTGCGCGCGGGGGTGGAAGCCGTTGCCCGCATGGAACGGCGGAAGGAGGACAAGCTCGCTGCTTTGCGCGCCGCGCTCGAGGAGGGTGAGCAGAGCGGTATTGCAGACGAGTCGAGCCTCGCGGGCATCCTCGCCGAATTCCGCGCGGGTCGCGCTCCCTGA
- a CDS encoding extracellular solute-binding protein, translated as MSGRLVQSAAVALAVLGSACTEKPAVPILSWYANPDDGTQAELAQLCSRASGGRYRIEVSVLPRDASAQREQLVRRLAARDRSIDFMSIDPPFLAELGAAGFLRPFEGEDAAELTDGVLAGPVESAHFAGQLFGVPFWANTQLLWFRKSVAARAGLDPERRPLTWSELVRAASATGTRVDVQARRYEGYTVWINALVSSAGGAILTNPEAGRDAVPGIDSEAGRRAAGIIAELASSPARNAALSSADEEAARLGFQGPRGGFMVNWPYVYGAADPSLLDDIGWARYPRVDPARESRPPLGGIVLGVSALSQSPDLAREAIRCITSEENQKLHMIRAKSPAARRAVYDDPEVRRVFPMADLVRESIESASPRPLTPYYTDVSAAVVRMFHPPASVNPQRTPAAASRLIVDVLHDRVLL; from the coding sequence ATGAGCGGACGGCTCGTCCAGAGCGCCGCGGTCGCGCTCGCCGTTCTCGGCTCGGCTTGCACGGAGAAGCCTGCCGTGCCGATCCTGAGCTGGTACGCCAACCCCGACGACGGCACGCAGGCGGAGCTGGCCCAGCTGTGCTCGCGCGCGTCGGGTGGCCGCTATCGGATCGAGGTTTCGGTGCTGCCGCGCGACGCGAGCGCGCAGCGCGAACAGCTGGTGCGGCGGCTCGCCGCCCGCGACCGCTCGATCGATTTCATGAGCATCGATCCGCCGTTCTTGGCCGAACTCGGCGCCGCCGGGTTCCTGCGCCCGTTCGAGGGTGAGGACGCTGCCGAGCTCACCGACGGCGTGCTCGCGGGCCCGGTCGAGTCTGCGCACTTTGCCGGACAGCTCTTCGGCGTGCCGTTCTGGGCGAACACGCAACTCCTTTGGTTTCGCAAATCGGTCGCGGCGCGCGCCGGCCTCGATCCGGAGCGCCGCCCGCTCACTTGGTCAGAGCTCGTCCGTGCCGCGAGCGCGACCGGCACTCGCGTCGACGTGCAAGCACGGCGCTACGAGGGCTACACGGTCTGGATCAATGCGCTCGTCTCGTCGGCGGGAGGAGCGATCCTCACGAACCCGGAGGCGGGCCGAGACGCGGTACCCGGCATCGACTCCGAGGCCGGGCGACGAGCGGCGGGGATCATCGCCGAGCTGGCGAGCTCGCCCGCGAGGAACGCGGCACTCTCTAGCGCCGACGAGGAGGCGGCACGCCTGGGCTTCCAGGGCCCTCGCGGTGGCTTCATGGTGAACTGGCCGTACGTCTATGGCGCCGCCGACCCGTCGCTGCTCGACGACATTGGATGGGCACGCTATCCGCGCGTCGATCCCGCGCGCGAGAGTCGCCCACCCCTCGGCGGCATCGTGCTGGGCGTGAGCGCGCTCAGTCAGAGCCCCGACCTCGCGCGCGAAGCGATCCGTTGCATCACTTCCGAAGAGAACCAGAAGCTCCACATGATTCGCGCCAAGTCGCCCGCGGCGCGTCGCGCCGTGTACGACGACCCCGAGGTGCGGCGCGTGTTCCCGATGGCGGACCTGGTCCGGGAGTCGATTGAGAGCGCGTCGCCGCGACCGTTGACTCCGTATTACACCGACGTGAGTGCAGCAGTAGTGCGAATGTTCCATCCGCCGGCAAGCGTGAATCCGCAGCGCACACCCGCGGCCGCGTCGCGTCTGATCGTCGACGTCCTCCACGACCGGGTGCTCCTGTGA
- a CDS encoding GFA family protein codes for MNAEAGWHPGGCHCGAVRFRVRIRRWVAIDCNCSICTRKGFLHLIVPPEDFELERGSDALAEYRFNTGVACHRFCKTCGVFPFYTPRSHPDQIDVNARCLDGDACARFAREPFDGQNWEDNVEAIR; via the coding sequence GTGAACGCAGAAGCCGGCTGGCACCCCGGGGGCTGCCATTGCGGGGCGGTGCGCTTCCGGGTGCGGATCCGCCGCTGGGTCGCCATCGACTGCAACTGCTCGATCTGCACGAGGAAGGGCTTCCTGCACCTGATCGTGCCGCCGGAAGACTTCGAGCTCGAGCGCGGCAGTGACGCCCTCGCCGAGTACCGCTTCAACACCGGCGTGGCCTGCCACCGCTTCTGCAAGACCTGCGGCGTGTTCCCCTTCTACACGCCGCGCTCGCACCCCGATCAGATCGACGTCAACGCGCGCTGCCTGGACGGCGACGCTTGCGCCCGCTTCGCGCGAGAGCCCTTCGATGGCCAGAACTGGGAAGACAACGTCGAAGCCATCCGCTGA
- a CDS encoding mechanosensitive ion channel, translating to MHELSVGLPGPLRELSQGLEGTQWKDAAWALGIVLVALVAGRVTAALALRAIGRWAARTETTVDDAMSTHLPRPVRWLLPLVALELVMPLLGLSKQWEDRLQHALLVAIIAGVGWLLVKVVKVVEDAACRRFDSTADDNLKARAIQTQVRGFRNVAVFVVVVLTLGFVLMTFEAVRQVGTGLLASAGVAGLVLGFAAQRSLATLLAGIQIALSQPIRIDDVVIVEGEWGRIEEIHLTYVVVRIWDLRRLIVPVNYFIDRPFQNWTRTSAEVLGTVNLYCDYSVPVAAIRQELERILAESELWDGKVWSVQVTDASERAMLVRPLFSARNSSDQWNLRCEVREKLIAFLQREYPGALPRLRGELRVA from the coding sequence ATGCACGAGCTTTCAGTCGGACTCCCTGGCCCGCTTCGGGAGTTGAGCCAGGGCCTCGAGGGCACGCAGTGGAAGGACGCAGCGTGGGCGCTCGGCATCGTTCTGGTCGCGCTGGTCGCCGGTCGCGTGACCGCCGCGCTGGCGCTGCGCGCCATCGGCCGCTGGGCGGCTCGCACGGAGACGACGGTGGACGACGCCATGTCCACGCATTTGCCTCGGCCCGTGCGTTGGCTCTTGCCCTTGGTCGCGCTCGAGCTCGTGATGCCACTGCTCGGGCTGTCGAAGCAATGGGAGGACCGCCTTCAGCACGCGCTGCTCGTGGCCATCATCGCCGGAGTGGGCTGGCTGCTCGTCAAGGTCGTGAAGGTCGTCGAGGACGCGGCATGCAGGCGCTTCGACTCCACGGCCGACGACAACCTGAAGGCGCGAGCGATACAGACCCAGGTGCGCGGGTTCCGGAACGTCGCCGTGTTCGTGGTGGTGGTGCTCACGCTGGGCTTCGTCCTGATGACCTTCGAGGCCGTGCGGCAGGTCGGGACCGGCCTCTTGGCGTCTGCAGGGGTGGCTGGTCTCGTGCTGGGCTTCGCGGCGCAGCGGAGCCTGGCCACGCTCTTGGCTGGAATTCAGATCGCGCTCAGCCAGCCCATTCGCATCGACGACGTCGTGATCGTCGAGGGCGAATGGGGTCGCATCGAAGAGATCCACCTGACCTACGTCGTGGTCAGGATCTGGGATCTCAGGCGCCTGATCGTGCCGGTCAATTACTTCATCGATCGGCCGTTCCAGAACTGGACGCGCACCAGCGCGGAGGTCCTCGGCACGGTGAACCTGTACTGCGACTACTCGGTGCCGGTGGCGGCGATCCGCCAGGAGCTCGAGCGCATCCTGGCGGAGTCGGAGCTCTGGGACGGCAAGGTGTGGAGCGTCCAGGTCACGGACGCGAGCGAGCGGGCGATGCTGGTCCGACCGCTGTTCTCCGCGCGGAACTCGTCCGACCAGTGGAACCTGCGCTGCGAGGTCCGCGAGAAGCTGATCGCGTTCCTGCAGCGGGAGTACCCCGGTGCCCTGCCGCGGCTGCGGGGCGAGTTGAGGGTGGCTTGA
- a CDS encoding type II toxin-antitoxin system RelE/ParE family toxin, which produces MVEIAHFTADRWGEPQAERYVTQLYEGFQRLVDFPELRRPSPDMPTYFRALEGKHAVFYRVSDGGEVLIVRVLHGAMLPELHLEEPSEGSDE; this is translated from the coding sequence TTGGTCGAGATAGCCCACTTCACCGCGGACCGGTGGGGCGAGCCGCAAGCGGAGCGCTACGTCACTCAGCTCTACGAGGGCTTTCAGCGCCTCGTCGATTTCCCGGAGCTACGGCGCCCCAGCCCGGACATGCCCACGTACTTTCGGGCGCTGGAGGGGAAGCACGCCGTCTTCTATCGAGTCTCGGACGGCGGAGAGGTCTTGATCGTCCGCGTTCTCCACGGCGCGATGCTTCCAGAGTTGCACCTAGAGGAGCCGAGCGAAGGCAGCGACGAGTAG